A window of Sphingobacterium kitahiroshimense genomic DNA:
GGGCGAATCAGAAATTTGATGGATCTATACCGGGTGCTACTCCTGCTCCAACATTCAAAAATGATTTATTCTCGTATGCACATGCTGGTTTAGAGATTGCTTTAGGAGATGGTTCGAAACCTACTTTGAATAATTCAAATCCTGTTGCTACGTTAGTAAATGATTATACTGCAAAATATGATGATTTAAAAGCACAACGTGATGCATTGGATGCTGCTAATAAAGCATTACAATCTAAAGTAGAGTCATTGAACGCTGACTTACAAGATGATGATGGTGATGGTGTTGCTAACAAATTTGACAAATGTCCAGGTACACCTTCAGGTGTTCAAGTAGATGGTGCTGGTTGTCCAATTCTTGTTAAAAATGAAACTAAAATTGTAGAGAAAGTTATCACGGAGACGGATAGAAGAACTGTTGATGAAGCAATCAAAAACTTAGAATTCGAAACTGGTAAATCTGTTATCCGTTCTACTTCATACAATTCTTTAGATCGAGTTGCTGCTTTATTAATTGAAAAAGATTTCAGTTTAAAATTAGCTGGTCACACAGATAACACTGGTTCATTACAATTGAACTTAAGATTATCTAAAGAGCGTGCTGAGTCAGTAAAAGCTTATTTAGTATCTAAAGGCGCTAACCCTTCTCGTATAGAAGCTACTGGTTACGGTCCAAACCAACCTATTGCATCTAACAAAACTGCAGAAGGTCGCCAGCAAAACCGTCGTGTTGAGTTTACAATATATTAGTAGATTTTAACATCAGGCATATAAAGGCTACTCCATATAGAGTAGCCTTTTTTTATGAAATAAAAACATCACAATATGAATTCTTTGATAAGTTGTTTAAACCAAATAAACATTTGAACAACATAAAGATAACGCCAATATCATTTCCATAATACGTATTTTTATGTCGTTAAGATTTTAAAAAATGTGGAAATCAAATCGTATTGTTTTAACCCTTTTTTCAGTGATTCTCTTCTCCTGTGAAAAAGAAGAATCGCTGAAAGAGCCCGGCTCAAACGAGGCCATCAACCACTGGACTCTGGATCAAATGCGACAGTATTATTACTGGAATACTAAAATCAGAACAACAAACGATTATCAGCAACGTCCGGATCTATTCTTCAAAAGTATTTTGTTTCAAGATGACCATTATTCAATGATAATGCAGACCCTGAACAGCGACACCTACGGTAATACCTTGACAAATACTTTTGGCTTCGACATGGTGCAGCTACAGGTTGCAACAGGTACTATCCAAGTCGTAACTCAGGTGGTTCCATTTAGCGAAGCAGATTTACTGGGTCTAAAACGTGGTGATACTTTATCCTATATGAACAACGAGCTTTTGGATAAGAGTAATATGAAAGCTCTGATAAATAAATCCTTTCATTTACCTGCAATCAATCTGAAGCGAAAAGATGGGAAAATATTTATTCTACCCGCCTCCTATATTTCACAACCTGTTGTTTATATGTCTAAGATTATCTCGTCGTCTCCCACAGTAGGCTACATTTTTTTAAGTCAATTTGACTTCAGTGGTGCTTATTCATTATTGGAAGCTGTACAAAATTTTAAATCCAAACAGGTAAAGGATCTTGTTGTCGATTTGCGTTATAACCCTGGTGGACAGGTTGCTTTTGCTTCATTTTGTGCGCTGCTATTCGCTAATATTAGAGAAAATGAGATCTTTGCAAAATATCAGGGAAACAAAAACATCAAAAAGCTGGAGGACTCTTTTTCAGCTGCGCTACAAAGACAGCCAGAGGGTTATTCTTTTGTTGCCAAAGAAGTTTTAAAAGAAGGTCTGGGACTAAATAGAATACATATCCTAACGGGTCCCAACACAGCTTCGGCTTCCGAAATGCTCATTAATGGATTACAGCCCTACATACAGGTCATTCAAGTTGGCGATAAAACCTACGGAAAGGACATGGCTTCTTCCACGATATCTACACCGGAAGAAATACATGGTTCCGAACGTAGCTGGCATTTGCTGCCAATGGTTTATAAAATTTATAACAAATTGGACCAAGGGAACTACAATGCGGGAATTCTACCACAAAAGCCTATAAATGAATTTGATTTTTTACCATTGGTGCCCATAGGCGATATACAAGATCCACTTATTGAGGAAGTGTTACATACAATCAATGCACATAAACCTCAAGCTAGAAACGCTTCTGATAAAAAGCATAAAACCAATTCTAATATTCATCAATATCTAGGCAGCAGTTATGAGACGATTCCAATTGAAATAAGTCCACGTTAGAAAAGTAGGCATCAAAATACCTATTCGTTCTTCAGCGTGCGCAGGAATTGAAAGAATTGATCACGGTGCGGAGGTCAACTCCGGTTTGTCCTTCTCTAACAAGCTTACGAAGTGAACGCGATAATATGCCGGAACGAATATTACGCTCTTTTACTTCATATTCCTTGACCAATATTTCCAACTGTAGTAATACTTCTTGATATTGACTATAAAGTTGATTCAGGTCGTTAAGCTCTTTACCCAAGGCAAATAGCACGGAGGCATCTATATCATGCTTAATTTCTCCCTGAAAATTCAGGGAGAGTGCCAGTAGTTTTCGATGTTTTAAATCATTGATTCCTTTCATAAGGATTCTTTTATGGTAATATGGTTGACCTTTTCGCTAACAATAGGCAGATCTCCCTCCTTTCAAATGGGATTTATTTTTTTAGCCAGATATTATCCAGACTATATCCTATTCCGCCAATTTCTGAGACTGCGTCAGAATCAAAAGCAACATCGGATTCTTTTTGAGGTAAGTAGACAATACCTATGTCTACCCCAAAATATAAAAACAAATAGACTTTTTGTCCATCAATAAGGATTGGTTTTGAATCCTTATCCAATACCTGCGCCTTTGGAGCAAAAATGAGGTCCACTGGTATTTTGGTAAACTTTTCAGGGATTTTATCCGATATCAAGTCTGTAATCAAGATAGGAGGATCATTATATTTGACCAAATCCTGTCCCCAACTTTCATCATAAACAGGCGTTCCTTTATAAATCGCCAATCGAATTGGTTCACCATTTGGTGAAATCGTTTTATTATAATTTAATATCTTTACTTGCATCACACCCGGAATCGGCAGAACACTATCACCTAAAGGATTTCCCCCTACAATTAGTGAAGGATCTATGGGACTTTTACTATGTACACCAAAGGTATTTAGCCCAGGTTTGATAGCTAGGTGTTGCTCTAGAACTACCTGATCCTTCCCATCGTAAGCAACGATCAATGAAGAATCGGCATCTTTATTTCTCATAAATATGAAGTTGCTCTTATCACTGTTCGCAATTTTCCCATCAACCATCACTTTTTTTATATCTGCTGATACAGCACTATATGTTTTAAAAGCAATCCTCGCTAATTCTTCCTGTTCTTGAACCAACTCACCTTTTTGACAGGAATACAACATACATCCAACCCAAAGGGCAACAAAATATATAAATAGATTTTTAATCATACATAAAGAATTAAGAAGTGAGCCATTTTTATGGCTCACTCAAGTAATAAATATTAATAAGTTTTTGGCACAAATTGCGTCCAAGTTGCTGTCCAAGGAGCAGTTGTTGGATGGAATGCACCTTTATAGGTTGTAGTTCCATTACCATATGCCGGTG
This region includes:
- a CDS encoding OmpA family protein yields the protein MKINLKKSGLLVAAGLLASASFAQNAKVGSIEGTTPLGPSTQYRTWSIGIGAGVLNQTNIFGFNRKDYNDLDHNVGYSAYIKKQISPSFGFKASYLGGKVGGAYDDGSQSFETKTPWSAALSGEWTMANTNWRFFNSFIKPYVSLGIGVLNSEATVTMGSTSTTYDSQSKLFVPADFGLKFAIAKGINLDLGYQLNWANQKFDGSIPGATPAPTFKNDLFSYAHAGLEIALGDGSKPTLNNSNPVATLVNDYTAKYDDLKAQRDALDAANKALQSKVESLNADLQDDDGDGVANKFDKCPGTPSGVQVDGAGCPILVKNETKIVEKVITETDRRTVDEAIKNLEFETGKSVIRSTSYNSLDRVAALLIEKDFSLKLAGHTDNTGSLQLNLRLSKERAESVKAYLVSKGANPSRIEATGYGPNQPIASNKTAEGRQQNRRVEFTIY
- a CDS encoding S41 family peptidase, with the translated sequence MWKSNRIVLTLFSVILFSCEKEESLKEPGSNEAINHWTLDQMRQYYYWNTKIRTTNDYQQRPDLFFKSILFQDDHYSMIMQTLNSDTYGNTLTNTFGFDMVQLQVATGTIQVVTQVVPFSEADLLGLKRGDTLSYMNNELLDKSNMKALINKSFHLPAINLKRKDGKIFILPASYISQPVVYMSKIISSSPTVGYIFLSQFDFSGAYSLLEAVQNFKSKQVKDLVVDLRYNPGGQVAFASFCALLFANIRENEIFAKYQGNKNIKKLEDSFSAALQRQPEGYSFVAKEVLKEGLGLNRIHILTGPNTASASEMLINGLQPYIQVIQVGDKTYGKDMASSTISTPEEIHGSERSWHLLPMVYKIYNKLDQGNYNAGILPQKPINEFDFLPLVPIGDIQDPLIEEVLHTINAHKPQARNASDKKHKTNSNIHQYLGSSYETIPIEISPR